In the genome of Macrobrachium nipponense isolate FS-2020 chromosome 42, ASM1510439v2, whole genome shotgun sequence, one region contains:
- the LOC135213178 gene encoding dimethylglycine dehydrogenase, mitochondrial-like isoform X2, with protein sequence MQQDQTARRVTNPWTHSSSVEGLLGQASLITWLDSLHMYAHIEQETGQAVGLHLPGSVRLATSPKRVDEMKYQMSRHGHHEAPQCLITPEQVKELVPPINVDKVLMGLYTPFDGHVDPYSLTQAIAKGARQYGAQILQNTGVTSLTLREDGKWVVGTPKGDIIAERVVNAAGFWAKEVAHLAGYDLPLVPNHHQYLVTSTVPEVKALKREFPVLRHLDGSFYLRQERDGLLIGPYESKETMKQCEEWVRDRVPPGFGKELFEPDLERLEPHLEIAMDLMPCFAEANIQSVVNGPITYTPDLLPLLGPDLLPNMWLAAGFGYGIVHGGGIGKYIADWILNGQPPFELNECDASRLGKWVTMDYALAKTRECYGMNNAVSYPHEERFAGRPTSRISGAHEILESRGARMHFHSGWEQPAWFAGPGETPEYVPSFRRTNWHDNVGKEVDLVMTSAGIIDLTPFAKFVVQGPQAAAFLDYVTANSVPRLNRTVITHVLSPSGHVFAELTVTRTQEDSFLIITGSGSEFHDLRWLQEYARRGDWKVSFANVTDDQGCLSIAGPKSKEILGTLAPEFQGKYPFFSSKEVTVAGVKCTALRLSYTGELGWELYHPRHQSGKLYSALLQAGEKYGAGDFGTFAMNVMRIEKGFRMWGAEMNMDTTIIDAGLMSFVNMKKGDFVGRSSLVELLKSRPKKHLVQMVIEADDHDPHGDETVWCCGKVIGNTTSGCFSYHLGKPLAFAYVPPLMALPGSKVQVELLGNLHDATVLPGPPVPTHTEKAKMKK encoded by the exons TCTGCACATGTATGCCCACATCGAACAAGAGACAGGCCAAGCTGTGGGACTCCATCTGCCTGGTTCAGTGCGTCTTGCAACTTCGCCAAAGAGAGTGGACGAAATGAA GTATCAGATGAGTCGACACGGCCACCATGAAGCCCCCCAGTGCCTTATTACTCCTGAACAAGTCAAGGAACTTGTTCCCCCCATCAATGTGGACAAA GTTCTCATGGGTCTATATACACCTTTTGATGGCCATGTGGACCCTTACTCTCTCACACAAGCCATTGCCAAAGGAGCTCGCCA ATACGGAGCTCAAATTCTTCAAAACACTGGAGTCACTTCGCTGACATTGAGGGAAGATGGAAAATGGGTCGTGGGAACACCAAAAGGAGACATTATAGCAGAAAGAGTTGTCAATGCTGCAG gtTTTTGGGCAAAGGAGGTGGCCCATCTAGCTGGCTACGACCTTCCACTAGTGCCAAATCATCACCAGTACCTCGTGACCTCGACTGTCCCTGAGGTGAAGGCTTTGAAGAGAGAGTTTCCAGTGCTAAGGCACTTGGATGGCTCATTCTATCTTCGCCAAGAACGGGATGGGCTTCTCATAGGTCCTTACGAGTCCAAGGAAACTATGAAACAGTGTGAAGAGTGGGTCAGAGATCGTGTGCCTCCAG GTTTTGGGAAGGAGTTATTCGAACCAGACCTGGAGCGTCTGGAACCACACTTGGAAATTGCCATGGATTTGATGCCCTGTTTCGCAGAGGCCAATATCCAGAGTGTAGTGAATGGACCCATCACCTATACACCTGATCTTCTTCCCCTTTTGGGACCTGACCTCTTGCCCAACATGTGGCTGGCTGCTGGATTTGG ATATGGTATTGTTCACGGTGGAGGAATAGGCAAATACATTGCAGACTGGATCCTCAACGGGCAACCGCCTTTTGAGCTGAACGAATGTGATGCCAGCCGACTCGGCAAGTGGGTCACCATGGACTATGCTTTAGCCAAGACTAGAGAATGCTATGGCATGAACAATGCAGTAAGCTACCCACACGAGGAGCGATTTGCAG GTCGGCCAACGAGCAGAATATCAGGGGCCCACGAAATTTTGGAAAGTAGAGGAGCCCGGATGCACTTCCACAGTGGCTGGGAGCAACCAGCTTGGTTTGCTGGTCCAGGAGAAACTCCTGAATATGTACCAAGCTTCAGGAG AACCAACTGGCATGACAATGTCGGAAAAGAAGTTGACCTGGTGATGACCTCCGCTGGCATAATTGACTTGACCCCATTTGCGAAATTTGTCGTGCAGGGTCCCCAGGCAGCTGCCTTTTTGGATTATGTCACGGCTAACAG TGTTCCTCGTCTGAATCGAACAGTCATCACACATGTTCTCTCTCCATCTGGTCACGTCTTTGCAGAATTAACAGTGACCAGAACACAAGAAGATTCATTCCTTATAATCACAGGTTCTGGGTCTGAGTTCCATGATCTGAG ATGGCTACAGGAATACGCTCGACGTGGTGACTGGAAAGTGAGTTTTGCCAACGTTACTGATGATCAAGGTTGTCTCAGCATAGCTGGTCCTAAATCAAAGGAAATTTTAGGCACCCTTGCCCCGGAATTCCAGGGAAAATATCCTTTCTTTTCGTCGAAGGAG GTTACTGTAGCTGGTGTTAAGTGTACGGCCTTGAGACTTTCTTATACAGGAGAGCTTGGTTGGGAACTTTACCATCCACGTCACCAATCAGGCAAATTATACAGTGCTCTCCTCCAAGCAGGTGAAAAATATG GTGCTGGAGACTTTGGAACTTTCGCCATGAATGTGATGCGAATCGAAAAAGGCTTCAGGATGTGGGGAGCTGAAATGAACATGGACACTACGATTATAGATGCTGGGCTCATGAGCTTTGTCAATATGAAGAAG GGAGATTTCGTAGGTCGATCGTCGCTTGTGGAACTTCTGAAATCCAGACCAAAGAAACATCTGGTGCAGATGGTTATAGAAGCAGATGACCATGACCCTCAT GGAGATGAAACTGTGTGGTGTTGCGGTAAAGTTATTGGTAACACGACCAGTGGATGCTTCTCTTATCACCTAGGCAAACCTCTTGCCTTTGCTTACGTACCACCATTGATGGCTCTTCCTGGAAGCAAAGTCCAG GTGGAACTACTTGGAAACCTTCACGATGCCACAGTTCTGCCCGGACCTCCTGTGCCAACGCATACTGAAAAAGCCAAGATGAAGAAGTGA